In the genome of Halapricum salinum, one region contains:
- a CDS encoding PAS domain-containing sensor histidine kinase: MVRSEETETPYRDIFEASPDPVFVHDPETGEVLDANAATAEMLGVEQEAVVGMTVGDFSPPSYTNEEANDLIRTAADEGHAAVEWRVSGPDGTMRWVDVSLEAATVGGEPRVLAYVQDITEHRERELEWRDRTHQLQAIVDNLPVVLFTLDPEGIFTHSSGKGLEALGVEPGDFEGLSVFDVYGDFPEIVAAADRALDGEEVRVTQRLDELVFETWYQPVFDDAGDLTQVVGVARNVTDLKRKEQRVRRLSDATQDLLYAETEQEVAAKVTEIASEVVGRPLAAMWSYDEDDDVLRPVGATAEAATFGDAEAAVELPSFGAGTDEKEIFETGQTTVVDDYQALANPSAPETPLGTLVCLPLDDHGLLTVGSPAVEEFSDTERHLLDILASTATAAMTQVERERQLRAYRDELERSNEALQQFAYVASHDLQEPLRMVSSYVHLLDSEYGDELDEEAQEYMHYAVDGAARMKSMIDGLLEYSRIQTHGESFEPVDTDAVLDRTLDQLELFLEDEGVTIEREPLPSVAADDEQVSQLFQNLLKNAAIHGGASTISIGATTDEKHVTFSVADDGVGIPADQQDSLFDIFAQGHDTEGGSGMGLAICDRIAHRHGGDIWVESEPGEGTTFYVTLPRVQENDDE; the protein is encoded by the coding sequence ATGGTACGGTCCGAGGAGACGGAGACGCCGTATCGGGATATCTTCGAGGCGTCGCCCGATCCGGTTTTCGTCCACGATCCGGAGACTGGCGAGGTCCTCGACGCCAATGCGGCGACTGCCGAGATGCTCGGAGTCGAGCAGGAGGCAGTCGTCGGGATGACAGTCGGTGATTTCAGCCCGCCGAGCTACACGAACGAGGAGGCCAACGACCTCATCAGGACGGCGGCCGACGAGGGTCACGCTGCGGTCGAGTGGCGCGTCTCGGGGCCGGACGGGACGATGCGCTGGGTCGACGTGAGTCTCGAAGCGGCGACAGTCGGCGGCGAACCACGGGTCTTGGCGTACGTTCAGGACATCACCGAGCATCGCGAGCGGGAACTCGAATGGCGCGACCGGACCCACCAATTGCAGGCGATCGTGGATAACCTCCCGGTCGTCCTGTTCACGCTCGACCCCGAGGGAATCTTCACCCATTCCTCGGGGAAGGGTCTCGAAGCGCTCGGCGTCGAGCCGGGTGATTTCGAGGGGCTATCGGTGTTCGACGTCTACGGTGACTTCCCAGAGATAGTCGCGGCTGCAGATCGGGCTCTCGACGGGGAGGAAGTACGCGTCACCCAGCGACTCGACGAACTGGTGTTCGAGACGTGGTACCAGCCCGTCTTCGACGATGCTGGGGACCTGACACAGGTCGTCGGTGTCGCGCGGAACGTCACCGATCTCAAACGCAAGGAACAACGAGTCAGGCGACTCAGCGACGCCACACAGGACCTGCTGTACGCCGAAACCGAACAGGAGGTCGCAGCGAAGGTCACCGAGATTGCCAGCGAAGTCGTCGGCCGGCCGCTCGCGGCGATGTGGTCGTACGACGAGGACGACGACGTCCTTCGACCCGTCGGCGCGACCGCGGAGGCGGCGACGTTCGGCGACGCCGAGGCGGCCGTCGAACTGCCCTCGTTCGGCGCAGGCACCGACGAAAAAGAGATCTTCGAGACGGGACAGACCACCGTCGTCGACGACTACCAGGCGCTGGCGAATCCGTCGGCGCCCGAGACACCGCTGGGGACGCTGGTGTGTCTCCCGCTCGACGACCACGGCCTGTTGACTGTCGGTTCGCCGGCGGTCGAGGAGTTCAGCGACACCGAACGACACCTGCTAGACATCCTCGCGAGTACGGCGACCGCAGCGATGACACAGGTCGAGCGCGAGCGACAGCTCCGGGCGTATCGCGACGAACTAGAGCGATCCAACGAGGCGCTCCAGCAGTTCGCCTACGTCGCCTCCCACGACCTTCAGGAGCCGCTGCGGATGGTCTCCAGTTACGTCCACTTGCTCGACAGCGAGTACGGTGACGAACTCGACGAGGAAGCCCAGGAGTACATGCACTACGCCGTCGACGGCGCGGCGCGGATGAAGTCGATGATCGACGGGCTGCTAGAGTACTCCCGCATCCAGACTCACGGGGAGTCTTTCGAGCCTGTCGACACGGACGCGGTCCTCGACCGGACGCTCGACCAGCTCGAACTGTTCCTCGAAGACGAGGGCGTCACCATCGAACGCGAGCCGTTGCCGTCGGTCGCCGCCGACGACGAACAGGTGAGTCAGCTGTTTCAAAACCTGCTCAAAAACGCCGCCATCCACGGCGGCGCGTCGACGATCTCGATCGGAGCGACGACCGACGAGAAGCACGTGACGTTCAGCGTGGCCGACGACGGCGTCGGAATCCCCGCCGACCAGCAAGATTCGCTGTTCGACATCTTCGCGCAGGGCCACGACACCGAAGGCGGCAGCGGCATGGGGCTGGCGATCTGTGACAGGATCGCCCACCGCCACGGCGGCGACATCTGGGTCGAGTCCGAGCCCGGCGAGGGAACCACATTCTATGTTACCCTGCCGCGCGTACAGGAGAACGACGATGAGTAA
- a CDS encoding response regulator — protein sequence MSNPTADAVEILLAEDNPGDVKLTEKALEQGHIINNLHVVTDGVEAMQFLRREGEYADKPRPDLVLLDLNMPRKDGKEVLKDVKDDPDLRRIPIVVLTSSEAEEDIVRSYDLHANAYLTKPVDFSGFLDIVEHIEDFWLSVVKMPPE from the coding sequence ATGAGTAATCCGACCGCCGACGCCGTCGAGATCCTGCTGGCCGAGGACAACCCCGGCGACGTCAAACTCACGGAGAAAGCCCTCGAACAGGGACACATCATCAACAACCTTCACGTCGTCACCGACGGTGTCGAGGCGATGCAGTTCCTCCGACGGGAGGGCGAGTACGCCGACAAACCCCGCCCGGATCTGGTGTTGCTCGACCTCAACATGCCGCGAAAAGACGGCAAGGAAGTCCTGAAAGACGTCAAGGACGACCCCGACCTCCGCCGGATCCCGATCGTCGTGCTGACCAGTTCCGAGGCCGAAGAGGATATCGTCAGATCCTACGATCTGCACGCCAACGCCTACCTGACCAAACCGGTCGACTTCTCGGGCTTTCTCGATATCGTCGAACACATCGAGGACTTCTGGCTGTCGGTCGTCAAGATGCCACCCGAGTGA
- a CDS encoding hybrid sensor histidine kinase/response regulator → MALQESHLSVLLAEDNPGDARLVERYLETAQRDQFVDEYSLTHVEDLAAGLERLGAGHFDVLLLDLGLPGSTGIDTLDRAVAADPPAPIVVLTGFDDGETALEAIKRGAQDYLPKDDLDSDRLIRAIRYAIERHDQEQRLQRQTEQMEFFNQILRHDMLNGMNVIRARGDILAEQLEGEQATQADTIVDWSDDIIDLTEKVRSILTTLTDDESRDLRPVDLEPVATAAAERARSMGATVGIDVPDDLSVRADGLLEDVLANLTTNAVEHGGAAVTAEISATRTEHRAVVRVEDDGSGIPEDERDRIFERGQKGAGSTGTGFGLYFVDSMLDAYGGSVSIEESDLGGAAIVLELPTPREYDD, encoded by the coding sequence ATGGCGCTTCAGGAATCTCACCTCTCGGTCCTACTGGCCGAGGACAACCCGGGAGACGCCCGCCTGGTCGAACGCTATCTCGAGACCGCCCAGCGAGACCAGTTCGTCGACGAGTACTCGTTGACGCACGTCGAGGATCTCGCCGCCGGGTTGGAGCGTCTCGGCGCGGGTCACTTCGACGTGCTCTTGCTCGATCTCGGGTTACCGGGTTCGACAGGAATCGACACACTCGACCGGGCAGTCGCAGCCGACCCACCCGCTCCGATCGTCGTCCTGACGGGCTTCGACGACGGGGAGACGGCACTGGAGGCGATCAAGCGCGGTGCTCAGGACTACCTCCCGAAAGACGACCTCGACAGCGACAGGCTGATCCGGGCGATCAGGTACGCCATCGAGCGCCACGATCAGGAACAGCGGCTCCAGCGCCAGACCGAGCAGATGGAGTTTTTCAACCAGATCCTCCGCCACGACATGCTCAACGGGATGAACGTCATCCGGGCCCGGGGCGATATCCTGGCCGAGCAACTGGAGGGAGAACAGGCCACGCAGGCCGACACCATTGTCGATTGGAGCGACGACATCATCGACCTGACGGAGAAAGTTCGGTCGATCCTGACGACGTTGACCGACGACGAGTCGCGTGACCTCCGGCCCGTCGATCTCGAACCGGTGGCGACCGCTGCCGCCGAGCGAGCGCGCTCGATGGGTGCGACCGTCGGGATCGACGTCCCCGACGACCTCTCGGTCAGGGCGGACGGACTGCTGGAAGACGTTCTGGCGAACCTCACGACCAATGCAGTCGAACACGGTGGTGCGGCTGTCACTGCTGAGATCTCGGCCACGAGGACCGAACACAGGGCCGTCGTCCGCGTCGAGGACGACGGCAGTGGCATCCCCGAAGACGAGCGCGACCGGATCTTCGAACGGGGACAGAAAGGAGCCGGATCGACCGGCACCGGATTCGGCCTGTACTTCGTCGACTCGATGCTCGACGCCTACGGTGGCAGCGTCAGCATCGAGGAGAGCGATCTCGGTGGGGCAGCTATCGTCCTCGAACTCCCGACGCCCCGGGAGTACGATGACTGA
- a CDS encoding METTL5 family protein — translation MATKSALAQQLGVVAGFDDPRAPLEQYRTPPEVAASLVHTADLQGDIEGRTVVDLGCGTGMLALAAALRGPERVIGLDLDPDPLSTALANERRVASTTSVEWLRADATRAPLCSPAPVTVVMNPPFGAQSGNEHADRAFLETTADIASVSYSIHNAGSREFVESFASDNGGEVTHAFGVELDLPRQFDFHEADSETIDAEAFRIRWR, via the coding sequence ATGGCCACCAAGAGCGCGCTCGCCCAGCAACTGGGTGTCGTCGCCGGGTTCGACGATCCGCGTGCGCCGTTAGAACAGTATCGGACACCGCCGGAAGTCGCCGCGTCACTCGTACACACGGCGGATCTCCAGGGCGACATCGAGGGTCGGACGGTCGTCGACCTCGGCTGCGGGACGGGGATGCTCGCCTTGGCGGCCGCCCTCCGTGGTCCCGAGCGCGTGATCGGGCTCGACCTCGATCCGGACCCCTTATCGACTGCCCTGGCCAACGAACGCCGGGTCGCCTCGACGACGTCGGTCGAGTGGCTCCGGGCCGACGCCACGCGCGCACCGCTGTGCTCGCCGGCCCCAGTGACGGTCGTGATGAATCCGCCCTTCGGCGCACAGTCCGGCAACGAACATGCCGACCGGGCGTTCCTCGAAACGACGGCCGACATCGCGAGTGTCTCCTACTCGATCCACAACGCCGGCAGTCGAGAGTTCGTCGAGTCCTTCGCCAGTGACAACGGCGGCGAGGTGACGCACGCCTTCGGGGTCGAACTCGATCTCCCCAGGCAGTTCGACTTCCACGAGGCCGACTCGGAGACGATCGACGCCGAAGCCTTCAGGATCCGCTGGCGTTAG
- a CDS encoding rhomboid family intramembrane serine protease, producing the protein MSISVDIPLVVGFLRRAIMDGVPPWPLQLLVVVVAMLSIGVLYRQHGPNGAIARRLRSRLLLGVPWGTLLTVAFLLAVYLFVQGAYSGDIFDPQAPVTYPFVAYSFEYPLGIVTAAFSHQNFNHLLGNAISLVVFGAICEYAVGHFPHQRGTQAGGDWRSSPYGRPLAIFLVILLSGLALTVATPGPIIGFSGVVYALAGFALLVRPLSAVAALLATDVLRLLYNAFTTPVSAFATGGLGTRTVWFADISAIGHFLGFLVGVLVAVAYLRRRESSPSRSLVFGAVLTYGLVQQLWLVYWPAGDGQFVLHRAAGVALVFGVATVVVLAIGEREPLVPTGESVPSKSTLARTGLVTVVLSCALAGVALNTTTFEGTDLPNDPVEVRDYQIGYAENVTDQLYSVEVPLVDLPQIEAQTAVETSGVIVTSERRHVWDVHTTADRLAQSGVARVRVGGVGWRETVWVTRTTWTVVGGEQTYRVSLYPPDSQPRLAYTSEPATAEAIIANRSITLRPAGTDFEIAVSRNNETLGVAAMPEDGGSVTVGDIRFDRRGRNLIANAEGTRVRIANKKIPPLRRN; encoded by the coding sequence ATGAGCATCTCGGTGGACATCCCGCTGGTCGTTGGATTTCTCCGTCGGGCGATCATGGACGGGGTGCCGCCCTGGCCCCTGCAACTGCTGGTCGTTGTAGTCGCTATGCTTTCGATCGGCGTGTTATACCGACAGCATGGACCGAACGGAGCGATCGCTCGCCGCCTTCGCTCGCGGCTCCTCCTCGGGGTTCCCTGGGGAACACTGCTGACGGTCGCGTTCCTGCTGGCCGTCTATCTGTTCGTCCAGGGAGCCTACAGCGGCGACATCTTCGACCCGCAAGCACCGGTCACGTACCCGTTCGTCGCCTATTCCTTCGAGTACCCGCTGGGGATCGTCACTGCCGCGTTCTCCCACCAGAACTTCAACCACTTGCTGGGCAACGCAATCTCGCTCGTCGTCTTCGGTGCCATCTGTGAGTACGCAGTCGGCCACTTCCCCCATCAGCGGGGTACACAGGCAGGGGGAGACTGGCGGAGCAGTCCGTACGGACGACCGCTCGCAATCTTCCTCGTGATCCTGCTGTCCGGGCTGGCGCTGACCGTGGCGACCCCCGGACCCATCATCGGCTTCTCGGGCGTGGTGTACGCGCTCGCGGGATTCGCGCTGCTCGTGCGACCGCTCTCGGCCGTCGCCGCCCTCCTGGCCACCGACGTGCTGCGACTGTTGTACAACGCGTTCACGACACCCGTGAGCGCGTTCGCAACGGGCGGGCTCGGGACCAGGACCGTCTGGTTCGCGGACATCTCGGCGATCGGTCACTTTCTCGGCTTTCTCGTCGGTGTGCTGGTCGCCGTCGCGTATCTCCGTAGACGGGAGAGTTCGCCGTCCCGTAGCCTGGTCTTCGGCGCCGTTCTCACGTATGGGCTGGTCCAGCAACTCTGGTTGGTATACTGGCCGGCCGGCGACGGCCAGTTCGTCCTCCATCGGGCCGCCGGCGTGGCGCTCGTCTTCGGGGTCGCGACGGTCGTCGTCCTCGCGATCGGCGAGCGCGAACCGTTGGTACCGACCGGGGAGTCCGTGCCGTCGAAGTCGACCCTCGCGAGGACTGGCCTCGTGACGGTCGTGCTCTCGTGTGCACTGGCAGGCGTGGCGCTGAACACGACGACGTTCGAGGGGACCGACCTGCCGAACGACCCGGTCGAAGTACGGGATTACCAGATCGGCTACGCCGAGAACGTCACCGATCAACTCTACAGCGTCGAGGTGCCGCTTGTGGACCTCCCCCAGATCGAGGCCCAGACAGCCGTCGAGACCAGCGGCGTGATCGTCACCAGTGAGCGCCGACACGTCTGGGACGTTCACACCACGGCCGATCGGCTGGCTCAGTCCGGCGTCGCCCGCGTCCGCGTGGGCGGAGTCGGCTGGCGTGAAACCGTCTGGGTGACCCGAACGACCTGGACCGTCGTCGGTGGCGAACAGACGTACCGTGTCTCTCTGTACCCGCCGGATAGCCAGCCGCGACTCGCCTACACGTCCGAACCGGCGACCGCCGAGGCCATCATCGCCAATCGCTCGATCACGCTCCGGCCAGCCGGGACCGACTTCGAGATTGCAGTCTCGCGGAACAACGAGACGCTCGGGGTCGCCGCCATGCCCGAAGACGGCGGGAGCGTCACCGTCGGCGACATCCGATTCGATCGCCGGGGTCGAAACCTCATTGCGAACGCTGAGGGCACGCGTGTCAGGATCGCTAACAAGAAGATTCCACCGCTCCGCCGGAACTAA
- a CDS encoding HFX_2341 family transcriptional regulator, which produces MHTHIVPVGFDYDRLIAPLVREQLDVDRAILLEGAVGSEANVEYSQQIAAQLETDFRNLLGAETERIALEDVYDYDAAFEQAYALINAELDRGEDAEVWVNISAMPRPVSFAFATAAHSIMVEREGDRDRIHTYYTAPEKYLETELAEELRQGIDLLADLQREIDDDRIDEWLGDARDLLAEFDERGTTIGATEIDGSYVVELPVASFSNVKPFEELILFTLGEHGEFESVSELAQGLARELGEEYTDSFRSKVLYNVDRLGPGGKGYIEQESHGKSYRTRLSRIGELWVRAHSDEDRERA; this is translated from the coding sequence ATGCACACCCACATCGTGCCGGTCGGGTTCGACTACGACCGGCTGATCGCGCCCCTGGTGCGCGAGCAACTCGACGTGGACCGCGCCATACTGCTGGAGGGCGCGGTCGGCAGCGAGGCCAACGTCGAGTACTCCCAGCAGATCGCCGCCCAGCTCGAGACCGACTTTCGGAACCTCCTGGGTGCCGAAACCGAACGTATCGCCCTCGAAGACGTCTACGACTACGACGCGGCCTTCGAGCAGGCCTACGCGCTGATCAACGCCGAACTCGACCGTGGCGAAGACGCCGAAGTGTGGGTCAACATCTCCGCGATGCCCCGCCCCGTCTCCTTTGCCTTTGCCACCGCGGCCCACTCGATCATGGTCGAACGCGAGGGCGACCGCGACCGCATCCACACCTACTACACCGCCCCCGAGAAGTACCTCGAAACCGAACTCGCCGAGGAGCTCCGCCAGGGGATCGACCTGCTCGCGGACCTCCAGCGGGAGATCGACGACGACCGCATCGACGAGTGGCTCGGTGACGCCCGTGACCTGCTCGCGGAGTTCGACGAGCGCGGGACGACCATCGGTGCGACCGAGATTGACGGCTCGTACGTCGTCGAGTTGCCCGTCGCCTCGTTCTCGAACGTCAAACCCTTCGAGGAACTCATCCTGTTCACGCTCGGCGAGCACGGGGAGTTCGAGTCCGTCTCCGAGCTGGCCCAGGGGCTGGCCCGCGAACTCGGCGAGGAGTACACCGACAGCTTCCGCTCGAAGGTGCTGTACAACGTCGACCGCCTCGGTCCCGGCGGCAAAGGCTACATCGAACAGGAATCACACGGCAAGTCCTACCGGACGCGGCTCTCGCGGATCGGCGAGCTGTGGGTCCGGGCCCACTCCGACGAAGATCGCGAACGGGCGTGA
- the dnaG gene encoding DNA primase DnaG: MQDSAKYLIHAQITANGVVERSDVVGAIFGQTEGLLGDELEIRELQESSKLGRIDVEIDSEGGKSFGDVTIASGLDRVETAILAASLETIERVGPCRATAEVVDLEDVRQAKRREVVERATSLLEEFDDSVLSSQELIEAVRRRARTERITEFEGYPAGPRAADSDAIIVVEGRADVLQLLQYGIKNAVAVEGTDVPEAIARLTSERTVTAFLDGDRGGELILKELAQVGNVDYVAFAPAGTSVEDLSREDVMAALREKVEFEKLLADEDAATISFPEDAVPLDESEAAAGETDSGDVAGEAESAATDGAGAAATDEKSAAGQQPASDAETAAAASPDAGESTSEKAMTLSDHVEAVIEGGSGTVRLLDEGLNPLDERSAVEAFDAIESAEEVPTTVIVDGAVDQRVLDVAAQRGVDRVVASGEGQFVKKPTSVHLQVT, encoded by the coding sequence ATGCAGGATTCAGCGAAATATCTCATTCACGCACAGATCACCGCCAACGGGGTGGTCGAACGAAGTGACGTCGTCGGTGCGATCTTCGGTCAGACCGAGGGACTGCTCGGAGACGAACTGGAGATCCGCGAGCTACAGGAGTCCTCGAAGCTCGGCCGGATAGACGTCGAGATCGACTCGGAGGGCGGCAAGTCCTTCGGCGACGTAACCATCGCCAGCGGTCTGGATCGCGTCGAGACGGCTATCTTGGCCGCGAGCCTGGAGACGATCGAGCGCGTCGGCCCCTGTCGCGCGACGGCCGAGGTCGTCGACCTCGAAGACGTTCGGCAGGCCAAGCGACGGGAGGTCGTCGAGCGCGCGACCAGTCTGCTGGAGGAGTTCGACGACTCCGTGCTGTCGAGCCAGGAGCTGATCGAGGCGGTTCGGCGGCGGGCCCGAACCGAGCGGATCACCGAGTTCGAGGGCTATCCCGCCGGACCGCGCGCGGCCGACAGCGACGCGATCATCGTCGTCGAAGGGCGGGCTGACGTACTCCAACTGCTCCAGTACGGGATCAAAAACGCCGTGGCGGTCGAGGGGACCGACGTGCCCGAAGCGATCGCGCGCCTGACGAGCGAGCGGACGGTCACGGCGTTTCTCGACGGCGACCGCGGGGGGGAACTCATCCTCAAAGAGCTGGCACAGGTCGGTAACGTCGATTACGTGGCGTTCGCGCCGGCGGGCACGTCCGTCGAGGATCTCTCCCGTGAGGACGTCATGGCGGCGCTCCGGGAGAAGGTCGAGTTCGAGAAACTGCTGGCCGATGAGGACGCCGCGACGATCTCCTTCCCGGAGGACGCAGTGCCCCTCGACGAGTCCGAGGCAGCCGCTGGCGAGACCGACTCGGGGGACGTCGCAGGCGAGGCGGAGTCGGCCGCGACAGATGGTGCGGGTGCGGCGGCCACGGACGAGAAGTCTGCGGCCGGCCAGCAGCCCGCATCGGACGCGGAGACGGCGGCCGCAGCGTCGCCCGACGCTGGCGAATCGACGTCGGAGAAAGCCATGACGCTGTCGGATCACGTCGAGGCCGTCATCGAGGGCGGTAGCGGGACGGTGCGACTGCTCGACGAGGGGTTGAACCCGCTCGACGAGCGGTCGGCGGTGGAGGCCTTCGATGCCATCGAATCGGCCGAGGAGGTCCCGACGACGGTCATCGTCGACGGAGCAGTCGACCAGCGCGTGCTCGATGTCGCTGCCCAGCGCGGGGTCGACCGCGTCGTCGCCAGCGGCGAGGGACAGTTCGTCAAGAAACCGACGAGCGTCCACCTGCAGGTCACCTGA
- a CDS encoding GNAT family N-acetyltransferase yields MTRTIREIEPADHHRLGEIQRAALDEPSPDLLAAAADGPLPGFVCLDDDRIVGYVFAVVGDSRAYLPELAIATNSQRQGHGRALLETICERLRSRGVERVRVTTRADDTRAREFYESRGFAVADRVPDYYEDGTDGIVYRQRSE; encoded by the coding sequence ATGACGCGAACGATTCGCGAGATCGAGCCTGCCGACCACCACAGGCTCGGAGAGATCCAGCGAGCAGCCCTCGACGAACCGAGTCCCGACCTTCTCGCGGCCGCTGCCGACGGTCCACTCCCTGGGTTCGTCTGTCTCGACGACGATCGGATCGTCGGCTACGTGTTCGCGGTCGTCGGGGACTCGCGTGCCTACCTCCCAGAGCTCGCAATCGCGACGAATTCTCAGCGACAGGGACACGGAAGAGCCTTGCTCGAAACGATCTGTGAACGGCTCCGGTCTCGCGGGGTCGAGAGAGTCCGTGTCACGACCCGGGCCGACGACACCCGGGCCCGTGAATTCTACGAATCGCGCGGCTTCGCGGTGGCCGACCGCGTGCCGGACTACTACGAGGACGGCACGGACGGGATCGTCTACCGGCAACGAAGTGAGTGA
- a CDS encoding DUF92 domain-containing protein, whose amino-acid sequence MTSTVRRAGAFAAVGAISLAVPVVSQTFSRPVATVAAAAPFVTIAALALYVIEGGVVFELFARPGDRRDGRLYGLAGFALSIAGLSLLATQFEMPIGVFTMSVFVLSFGNLASNAVRSRGADPIAATTAFVAVAFLAGLGSHAAADRILGLPVDLPVLAFLAATGALTAALLRTVLFERDDPLVLLSVGLLLWLFADLAIDVTPQGIVIALGITVALGYVSFALETASLPGMLTGVLLGLLTIVVGDVGWFAMLITFFGLGGLSSKFKYDRKVQRGIAQPNEGARGSGNVLANSLVALFAVIAHAAAPRIDAVPQDLFLFVFAGSVAAAMSDTLSSEIGGLYDRPRLITTFEVVDPGTDGGVTWQGALAGLVGAAIIAGIGAGMFETIGAAGAAVVVAAGVVGMTVDSLLGALIEDRYVGNQGVNFLATAAAGVAGGGFAIALGLAPI is encoded by the coding sequence GTGACCTCGACAGTCCGCCGTGCGGGCGCGTTCGCCGCCGTGGGAGCCATCTCGCTGGCGGTGCCTGTCGTCTCCCAGACATTCTCTCGCCCGGTCGCGACTGTCGCCGCCGCCGCGCCGTTCGTCACGATCGCCGCCCTCGCGCTCTACGTCATCGAGGGGGGCGTCGTCTTCGAGTTGTTCGCTCGCCCCGGCGACCGCCGAGACGGCCGCCTCTACGGGCTGGCCGGCTTCGCCCTCTCGATCGCCGGCCTCTCGCTGCTGGCGACGCAGTTCGAGATGCCAATCGGCGTGTTCACGATGAGCGTCTTCGTCCTCTCGTTCGGCAACCTTGCCAGCAACGCCGTCCGCAGCCGCGGGGCCGATCCGATCGCCGCGACCACCGCGTTCGTCGCCGTCGCCTTCCTGGCCGGTCTCGGTTCTCACGCCGCCGCCGACCGGATCCTCGGCCTCCCGGTCGACCTCCCAGTGCTGGCGTTTCTGGCCGCGACTGGCGCGCTCACCGCCGCCCTGCTCCGCACAGTCTTGTTCGAGCGCGACGACCCGCTCGTGTTGCTGTCTGTGGGCCTGCTGCTGTGGCTATTTGCCGATCTGGCGATCGACGTGACACCCCAGGGGATCGTCATCGCCCTTGGGATCACCGTCGCACTGGGGTACGTCTCCTTCGCCCTGGAGACGGCCTCGCTCCCGGGGATGTTGACTGGCGTCCTGCTCGGGCTCTTGACGATAGTCGTCGGCGACGTCGGCTGGTTCGCCATGTTGATCACCTTCTTCGGTCTCGGCGGGCTGTCCTCGAAATTCAAGTACGACCGAAAAGTCCAGCGCGGTATCGCCCAGCCCAACGAGGGGGCACGCGGCAGCGGGAACGTCCTCGCGAACTCGCTGGTGGCGCTCTTTGCGGTCATCGCCCACGCCGCGGCCCCGCGGATCGACGCCGTCCCGCAGGACCTCTTCCTGTTCGTCTTCGCCGGTTCGGTCGCCGCCGCGATGAGCGACACCCTCTCCAGCGAGATCGGTGGCCTCTACGATCGCCCGCGACTGATCACGACTTTCGAGGTCGTCGACCCGGGAACCGACGGCGGCGTGACCTGGCAGGGCGCGCTTGCCGGACTCGTCGGCGCGGCGATCATCGCCGGGATCGGCGCCGGGATGTTCGAGACCATCGGAGCCGCCGGCGCAGCCGTCGTCGTCGCCGCGGGTGTCGTCGGGATGACCGTCGACAGTCTGCTCGGCGCGCTGATCGAAGATCGATACGTCGGCAACCAGGGCGTGAACTTCCTCGCGACCGCCGCGGCCGGCGTCGCTGGCGGTGGCTTCGCGATCGCCCTCGGGCTGGCCCCGATATGA
- a CDS encoding undecaprenyl diphosphate synthase family protein: MGLYDRYLGARLRYSDADLPESVAIILTERDLLEKGAYGTLESCFDWAFEYGAEHVLVYVSVLDEEAVPTLERQFGDIDAPAPVAVRGPGDEQRADAPIQVSIGLGGKHEFAATVRSLAEEVEEGEIGPEDIDEDAIEERLVFPTAPDLVIKTGAERLSDFMIWQSVYSELYFTDVNWRDFRERDYLRALRDYQERQRRFGR; this comes from the coding sequence GTGGGCCTGTACGACCGCTATCTCGGGGCGCGACTGCGCTACAGCGACGCCGACCTGCCGGAATCGGTCGCGATCATCCTCACCGAACGGGACCTCCTGGAAAAGGGTGCCTACGGGACGCTCGAATCGTGTTTCGACTGGGCGTTCGAGTACGGGGCCGAACACGTCCTCGTGTACGTCAGCGTCCTCGACGAGGAGGCCGTCCCGACGCTGGAGCGCCAGTTCGGCGACATCGACGCGCCAGCGCCGGTGGCCGTTCGCGGCCCGGGAGACGAACAACGCGCCGACGCACCCATCCAGGTCAGTATCGGTCTGGGTGGCAAACACGAGTTCGCCGCAACAGTTCGGAGCCTGGCCGAGGAGGTCGAAGAAGGTGAGATCGGTCCCGAGGACATCGACGAGGACGCTATCGAGGAGCGGCTGGTCTTCCCGACGGCTCCCGATCTTGTCATCAAGACCGGGGCCGAACGCCTTTCGGATTTCATGATCTGGCAGTCGGTCTACTCCGAACTGTACTTCACCGACGTCAACTGGCGGGACTTCCGCGAGCGCGACTACCTCCGGGCGCTGCGGGATTATCAGGAACGCCAGCGGAGATTCGGCCGGTAG